In Quercus lobata isolate SW786 chromosome 12, ValleyOak3.0 Primary Assembly, whole genome shotgun sequence, a genomic segment contains:
- the LOC115970452 gene encoding uncharacterized protein LOC115970452: protein MAISDQWASYREDDVGKAQKVKDMILSDLWWDNIDYILEFIAPIYDMLRIADTDKPCLHLVYKMWDSMIEKLILGVVYDILIDRWTKNSTPLHCLAHSLNPKYYSIEWISENPKRIPPHRDHEISMERSKCLEQYFEDENDLTVVKYEFAKFSGGRFPSPSALTDRWTLLPLVWWQYHGFAFPTLQTLTLKLLRQPCSSSCAERNWSTYKFIHSLKRNKMAPARVEDLVYVHSNLRLLSRRNEEYIHTATKMWDIAGDSWNESDMHGGAGILKNAALTLDEPELEAIVIGNVNTSAITSESEVRSEAIDLEDDDICV from the exons ATGGCTATTAGTGACCAATGGGCTTCTTATAGGGAGGATGACGTTGGAAAAGCTCAAAAGGTGAAAGATATGATTCTAAGTGATCTTTGGTGGGATAATATTGATTATATCCTTGAATTCATAGCACCCATTTATGATATGCTACGAATAGCTGACACAGATAAGCCTTGTCTTCATCTTGTGTATaagatgtgggattccatgatAGAGAAG CTCATTTTGGGTGTGGTGTATGATATACTCATTGATCGGTGGACTAAAAATTCTACACCACTACATTGCTTGGCTCATTCCTTAAATCCTAA GTATTACTCTATTGAATGGATTTCGGAGAATCCAAAACGCATCCCTCCACATAGGGATCATGAAATTTCTATGGAAAGAAGCAAGTGTTTGGAGCAATACTTTGAAGATGAGAATGACTTAACGGTGGTGAAGTATGAGTTTGCTAAATTTTCAGGAGGGAGGTTTCCTTCACCAAGTGCCTTGACGGATAGGTGGACCTTACTACCTTTGGTTTGGTGGCAATACCATGGCTTCGCATTTCCAACTCTTCAAACCCTTACCCTTAAACTTCTTAGACAACCTTGCTCATCCTCATGTGCTGAGAGAAATTGGAGCACgtacaaattcattcattccttaaaaagaaacaaaatggctCCTGCACGCGTTGAGGATTTGGTATATGTGCATTCTAATCTTCGACTCTTGTCAAGGCGCAATGAAGAGTACATACATACCGCAACAAAGATGTGGGATATTGCAGGAGACTCTTGGAATGAGAGCGACATGCATGGAGGAGCTGGAATTCTTAAGAATGCAGCTCTTACACTTGATGAGCCAGAGTTGGAGGCTATAGTTATTGGGAATGTTAACACTAGTGCTATTACTAGTGAAAGTGAAGTTCGAAGTGAAGCTATTGATCTTGAGGATGAtgatatttgtgtttga
- the LOC115970942 gene encoding uncharacterized protein LOC115970942, with protein MDGGRLGETSLTNKENKNKFKIFSITGSVPMAKYRYEMYLETGSEPSPIDCFKKFHTKKDGKEWATDHAKTLYEKMDAIKAKVVFEGTKTNDYQIFHEVVGEPSHGRVLGMGIGIKAKDVYGLTSSSKGCSKRYREDFTKEKEDLEARLKEEMDSKLAKVVEKLEEKFAQKLQSMGIPQQSDIDLATIDGTSRDEEDNSTNNIEVENNLEGDSEED; from the exons ATGGATGGAGGGAGATTGGGG GAGACAAGTTTGACaaataaggaaaacaaaaataagtttaaaattttctccATTACAGGTTCTGTACCAATGGCCAAGTACAGATATGAAATG TATCTTGAGACGGGCTCTGAGCCTAGCCCTATTGATTGCTTTAAGAAATTTCACACAAAGAAGGATGGCAAAGAATGGGCAACTGATCATGCTAAGACATTATAT GAAAAAATGGATGCCATAAAGGCCAAAGTTGTTTTTGAAGGTACTAAGACAAATGATTATCAGATCTTTCATGAAGTGGTTGGTGAACCAAGTCATGGTCGTGTTCTTGGCATGGGAATAGGTATTAAGGCTAAGGATGTGTACGGCTTAACTTCATCTAGTAAAGGTTGTAGCAAACGTTACAGAGAAgattttacaaaagaaaaagaagatttgGAGGCACGTCTTAAAGAGGAAATGGATTCCAAACTTGCAAAAGTTGTGGAGAAGCTTGAGGAGAAGTTTGCACAAAAGTTGCAGTCGATGGGCATACCACAACAATCTGACATAGATCTAGCTACCATA gatggtaCTAGCAGAGATGAAGAGGACAACTCAACCAATAACATAGAGGTTGAAAACAACTTGGAGGGTGACTCAGAAGAAGACTAA
- the LOC115972342 gene encoding proline-rich receptor-like protein kinase PERK2 isoform X2 produces MASPQTSPLSLSLPPASSPAPTNQSQTPLTSPPSPPPTPPPPPPPPPLPSQPLKPPHSTSPPIPTPSLPPNPPSARPSPHTISPPPPPPPSLPSQPLKPPHSTSPPPPIPTPSLPPNPPSARPSPHTIPPPTPPASPSLTRTTPTTPSGSLSPLALSPPSPQATNSPITSPPLPPHVSTGIVVGCFIGILAIVIGIYFVFCRRKNKHEKNEDYYFVASKVLPQHYSQKNVLRSRAHFLKVLPNPFPQPSHMSSKGRSGLLSPMSEIPSPRPGAALGFSCVVFTYDQLMLATNGFSEANLLGQGGFGYVHKGVLPGGQEVAVKQLKIDSHQGEREFQAEVETISRVHHKHLVSLVGYCITGAERLLVYEFVSNKTLAFHLHGEEQPVMNWAYRMKIAVGSAKGLAYLHEDCNPKIIHRDIKASNILLNSKFEAKVADFGLAKIFSDTTADITHISTRVVGTFGYLAPEYASSGKVTDKSDVYSYGVMLLELITGRLPISQAQSSTNIGLAEFIVHALEGHVSLTSLGEEMQPEHGNTYMKNMKSIFEGHGYGTSKYDSGNTSEFGRYPSSSSSESHQTN; encoded by the exons ATGGCTAGTCCACAAACATCACCATTATCATTGTCTCTTCCACCTGCTTCTTCTCCTGCTCCAACAAATCAATCACAAACTCCTCTAACTTCTCCTCCTTCTCCACCACCAactccacctccaccaccaccaccaccaccactgcctTCTCAGCCTTTAAAACCACCACACAGTACTTCTCCTCCTATTCCTACACCTTCATTACCTCCAAATCCTCCATCTGCGAGACCCTCACCACACACTATTtctccaccaccacctccaccaccatcaCTGCCTTCTCAGCCTTTAAAACCACCACACAGtacttctcctcctcctcctatTCCTACACCTTCATTACCTCCAAATCCTCCATCTGCGAGACCCTCACCACACACTATTCCTCCACCAACCCCACCAGCCTCTCCATCACTGACAAGAACTACTCCTACAACTCCTAGTGGGTCACTATCGCCTTTAGCATTGTCTCCGCCATCTCCTCAGGCTACAAACAGTCCCATCACATCTCCACCTCTGCCACCACATGTATCAACCGGGATTGTAGTAGGATGTTTCATTGGTATTCTGGCTATTGTGATTggcatatattttgttttttgccGGAGAAAAAATAAGCACGAAAAGAATGAGGATTACTATTTCGTGGCCTCAAAAG TACTACCCCAACATTATTCACAAAAGAATGTTCTACGATCAAGGGCACATTTTCTCAAGGTGTTACCAAATCCATTTCCCCAACCTTCTCACATGAGCAGCAAAGGACGTTCTGGTTTACTTAGTCCAATGTCTGAAATTCCATCTCCACGCCCTGGTGCTGCCTTGGGTTTTTCATGTGTAGTTTTCACATATGATCAATTAATGTTAGCCACCAATGGTTTCTCTGAGGCCAACCTTCTTGGACAAGGCGGCTTCGGGTACGTACACAAGGGTGTCCTTCCAGGTGGGCAAGAAGTTGCAGTCAAGCAATTAAAGATAGATAGCCATCAAGGGGAGAGAGAATTTCAGGCTGAGGTGGAGACCATTAGTAGGGTTCACCACAAACATCTTGTTTCATTAGTTGGGTACTGCATTACTGGGGCTGAGAGGTTGCTTGTTTATGAGTTTGTTTCAAACAAAACCTTGGCATTCCACTTACATG GAGAAGAGCAACCTGTGATGAACTGGGCATATAGAATGAAAATCGCTGTTGGGTCTGCAAAAGGACTAGCATATCTTCATGAAGATT GTAATCCAAAAATCATTCATCGTGATATCAAGGCATCGAATATTCTTCTTAACTCTAAGTTTGAGGCAAAG gTTGCCGACTTTGGACTGGCCAAAATATTTTCAGATACCACTGCTGACATTACTCACATCTCTACTCGAGTGGTGGGAACCTTTGG GTACCTGGCTCCAGAGTATGCATCAAGTGGTAAAGTAACAGATAAATCAGATGTTTATTCGTATGGAGTCATGCTCTTAGAACTCATAACTGGACGATTACCTATCAGCCAAGCACAGTCATCAACAAATATAGGCCTGGCTGAATTT ATAGTTCATGCTTTAGAAGGACATGTTTCTCTGACGTCTCTTGGTGAGGAAATGCAACCGGAGCATGGCAATACATACATGAAAAACATGAAGTCGATATTTGAAGGTCATGGATATGGCACCAGTAAGTACGATAGTGGAAACACCAGTGAGTTTGGTCGTTACCCATCTAGCTCAAGCAGTGAGTCCCACCAAACAAACTGA
- the LOC115972342 gene encoding proline-rich receptor-like protein kinase PERK1 isoform X1 — protein sequence MASPQTSPLSLSLPPASSPAPTNQSQTPLTSPPSPPPTPPPPPPPPPLPSQPLKPPHSTSPPIPTPSLPPNPPSARPSPHTISPPPPPPPSLPSQPLKPPHSTSPPPPIPTPSLPPNPPSARPSPHTIPPPTPPASPSLTRTTPTTPSGSLSPLALSPPSPQATNSPITSPPLPPHVSTGIVVGCFIGILAIVIGIYFVFCRRKNKHEKNEDYYFVASKVLPQHYSQKNVLRSRAHFLKVLPNPFPQPSHMSSKGRSGLLSPMSEIPSPRPGAALGFSCVVFTYDQLMLATNGFSEANLLGQGGFGYVHKGVLPGGQEVAVKQLKIDSHQGEREFQAEVETISRVHHKHLVSLVGYCITGAERLLVYEFVSNKTLAFHLHGEEQPVMNWAYRMKIAVGSAKGLAYLHEDCNPKIIHRDIKASNILLNSKFEAKVADFGLAKIFSDTTADITHISTRVVGTFGYLAPEYASSGKVTDKSDVYSYGVMLLELITGRLPISQAQSSTNIGLAEFARPLLSKARMVSNFDALVDPRLLGNYDPNEMTKMVACAAACVRYTACNRPPMSQIVHALEGHVSLTSLGEEMQPEHGNTYMKNMKSIFEGHGYGTSKYDSGNTSEFGRYPSSSSSESHQTN from the exons ATGGCTAGTCCACAAACATCACCATTATCATTGTCTCTTCCACCTGCTTCTTCTCCTGCTCCAACAAATCAATCACAAACTCCTCTAACTTCTCCTCCTTCTCCACCACCAactccacctccaccaccaccaccaccaccactgcctTCTCAGCCTTTAAAACCACCACACAGTACTTCTCCTCCTATTCCTACACCTTCATTACCTCCAAATCCTCCATCTGCGAGACCCTCACCACACACTATTtctccaccaccacctccaccaccatcaCTGCCTTCTCAGCCTTTAAAACCACCACACAGtacttctcctcctcctcctatTCCTACACCTTCATTACCTCCAAATCCTCCATCTGCGAGACCCTCACCACACACTATTCCTCCACCAACCCCACCAGCCTCTCCATCACTGACAAGAACTACTCCTACAACTCCTAGTGGGTCACTATCGCCTTTAGCATTGTCTCCGCCATCTCCTCAGGCTACAAACAGTCCCATCACATCTCCACCTCTGCCACCACATGTATCAACCGGGATTGTAGTAGGATGTTTCATTGGTATTCTGGCTATTGTGATTggcatatattttgttttttgccGGAGAAAAAATAAGCACGAAAAGAATGAGGATTACTATTTCGTGGCCTCAAAAG TACTACCCCAACATTATTCACAAAAGAATGTTCTACGATCAAGGGCACATTTTCTCAAGGTGTTACCAAATCCATTTCCCCAACCTTCTCACATGAGCAGCAAAGGACGTTCTGGTTTACTTAGTCCAATGTCTGAAATTCCATCTCCACGCCCTGGTGCTGCCTTGGGTTTTTCATGTGTAGTTTTCACATATGATCAATTAATGTTAGCCACCAATGGTTTCTCTGAGGCCAACCTTCTTGGACAAGGCGGCTTCGGGTACGTACACAAGGGTGTCCTTCCAGGTGGGCAAGAAGTTGCAGTCAAGCAATTAAAGATAGATAGCCATCAAGGGGAGAGAGAATTTCAGGCTGAGGTGGAGACCATTAGTAGGGTTCACCACAAACATCTTGTTTCATTAGTTGGGTACTGCATTACTGGGGCTGAGAGGTTGCTTGTTTATGAGTTTGTTTCAAACAAAACCTTGGCATTCCACTTACATG GAGAAGAGCAACCTGTGATGAACTGGGCATATAGAATGAAAATCGCTGTTGGGTCTGCAAAAGGACTAGCATATCTTCATGAAGATT GTAATCCAAAAATCATTCATCGTGATATCAAGGCATCGAATATTCTTCTTAACTCTAAGTTTGAGGCAAAG gTTGCCGACTTTGGACTGGCCAAAATATTTTCAGATACCACTGCTGACATTACTCACATCTCTACTCGAGTGGTGGGAACCTTTGG GTACCTGGCTCCAGAGTATGCATCAAGTGGTAAAGTAACAGATAAATCAGATGTTTATTCGTATGGAGTCATGCTCTTAGAACTCATAACTGGACGATTACCTATCAGCCAAGCACAGTCATCAACAAATATAGGCCTGGCTGAATTT GCTAGGCCTTTGCTCTCTAAAGCACGAATGGTTAGCAATTTCGATGCTCTAGTTGATCCAAGATTGCTGGGTAATTACGACCCCAATGAGATGACTAAAATGGTAGCTTGTGCTGCTGCTTGTGTGCGCTATACAGCATGCAATCGTCCACCAATGAGCCAA ATAGTTCATGCTTTAGAAGGACATGTTTCTCTGACGTCTCTTGGTGAGGAAATGCAACCGGAGCATGGCAATACATACATGAAAAACATGAAGTCGATATTTGAAGGTCATGGATATGGCACCAGTAAGTACGATAGTGGAAACACCAGTGAGTTTGGTCGTTACCCATCTAGCTCAAGCAGTGAGTCCCACCAAACAAACTGA
- the LOC115971457 gene encoding protein Mpv17 has product MLKLWKWYQNCLAVHPVKTQVISSAIIWGVGDIAAQTITYSTAKNKRQIQGKDKELKINWKRVAATSLFGFGFVGPVGHFWYEGLDRFIKFRLLMQPKSFRFVATKVALDGVIFGPLDLLVFFTYMGFTNGKSVPQIKEDVKRDFLPALILEGGIWPILQVANFRYIPVRYQLLYVNFFCLVDSCFLSWVEQQQDAPWKQWLKSLLPLKDQKGQGG; this is encoded by the exons ATGTTGAAGTTGTGGAAATGGTACCAGAATTGCTTGGCTGTCCACCCAGTTAAAACTCAGGTCATCAGCTCAGCTATCATATGGGGTGTTGGAGATATTGCTGCCCAAACCATCACCTATTCCACTGCCAAGAACAAGCGTCAAATTCAG GGTAAAGATAAGGAGCTGAAAATCAATTGGAAACGAGTGGCTGCAACCAGTttgtttgggtttggatttgttgGGCCAGTAGGCCACTTCTG GTATGAAGGTTTGGACCGATTTATAAAGTTTCGACTTCTAATGCAACCCAAATCCTTTCGGTTCGTTGCTACTAAAGTTGCTCTTGATGGGGTCATTTTCGGCCCATTGGATCTACTCGTTTTTTTCACTTACATGGGATTTACAAATGGAAAGAGTGTCCCTCAAATCAAGGAAGATGTGAAGAGGGATTTTCTCCCAGCCTTGATTTTGGAAGGAGGCATATGGCCAATTCTTCAAGTTGCAAATTTCCGATACATACCTGTGAGGTATCAGCTTCTTTATGTCAACTTCTTCTGCTTGGTGGATAGCTGTTTTTTGTCATGGGTTGAGCAACAACAGGATGCTCCTTGGAAGCAATGGTTGAAATCTTTGCTACCTTTGAAGGACCAAAAAGGCCAGGGTGGGTGA